CCGACCGGACGCCACCCGACACCGAGCGATCGTTGATCGATCTTGCGGTCGATTTCGCACGCACTCGCGAGGGGGGTGTTCGGGTCGCACAGTTCGACGAGGTTCCCGACCAGACGCCGCTTCCGCAGTCCGCCGATAGCCTCACCGAGGCCGATCAGGCGTTCGAGGCCAGAATGGCCGACAGGGCGACCGATTCCGAGATCTCGATCCGGTACGGCGAGGTCGTCAGCCACGATACGCGACACGCCATCGTCAACTATGCCGCTGATGTCGAGGCCGATACGCTGCTCATCGAGCGGTCGAGCGGACGCGACACGCTGCTCGGCAGCGACACCGACTGGATCGAAGAACACGCCCCCTGCGACGTCATCGAGGTCACGGACCTCCACTATGACACAGCCAGCCACATCGGTGTCGTGACTGATGAAGGACCGTTCGATCCCCCGAAGGTCGGACTGACCGACGCGCTCGCCATGGCGGTCGATGGAACGGTCACGTTCTATTTCCCGATGCCGGTGGACGCGCCGGAAAGCCGCCGGAACACCGTCGAGGATTACCTCTCCGAGCTGGCGGATCTGTGTGAGGCCCCGGTTGAAACCAAAATCATCGAGCCTGGAACTGACGACGCAATGGAACGTGCAGCGCGTGAGTCCGACGTTCTCATCGTAAGCGGCGTCCAGCGCGGTCTCACAGACCGACTGTTCGGGCGTGCCAGCCGGGTTACAGCAGGAAGCAAACACGGAACGTTGGTCGTCTATGGGGCGAGCCGACCGGGACGAGTCCGCGGAGCAATCGAACGGCGGCTGTTTTAATTAATCGGCTTCGGCGTTTTGCTCCCGCATTCGCGCTCGAACACGCGCTCGGTCCGGTAGAGCCTGATGTTGATTCGACGAGCGGACCACGCCGTTCAGGACACAGGAGAGCTCACACCAACGAGGCGCCGTCGAAATCGCCACGGTCGATGTCGATATCGAGGAGTTCGAGCACCGTCGGCGCGATGTCGTAGAGGTCGGCGTCTTCGATCTTCGCGCCGTCGTCGTCGACGAACAGGCAGGCGTTCTCGAAGCTGTGCATCCCGTTTCGCGGCCCGGTGTCGAACACCGCATCGCCGCCGCGGAAGCCGGACTTGAGATCGAAGCCGTCATTCGGGATGACGACGAGGTCGGGGGCGATCTCGTCGTGAGCCCCACGGAAGGCGTCTTCCTTCGTCACGATACGGTCGGCGACGGGTCGCCCGTCCGGCCCTTCGAGCGCCTCTAGGTCGGTTTTGAGCTCCGTTCGGACCGTCTCGTACTCCGCCTCGGGAACCGATCCACGCGGCTCGCGACCCTCGAGGTTGATGTAGAACCGACCCGGAATGAGCGAGTACGCCCGGGTGTCGTCGGCGATGTCGCCGAGGCTGTCGTGGTCGTCGCCGTCGAAGGAGAGCCACCCCTGTTCCTCGAGCCAGACGTTACATTTGACCTCGTAATCGAGCGAGGTGAAGCCGTGATCGGAGGCGACGACCATCGTCGTCTTCTCGTCGAGCATCCCGCGCAACTCCCCGATGTAGTCGTCGAGTTTCGCGTAGAACTCGAGGAACTCCGTTTTGTACTCGCCGTCCTCGGCGTAGTCCTTGAACAGGAAGTGATTCACGCGGTCGGTCGTCATGAAGACACCGAAAAAGAGATCCCAGTCGTCGCCCTCGATGTATCGCTTGAACGCCTCGAAGCGGGCGTCGAGCGTCCGGTGGGCGTCCTCGATGAACGCCTCCTTGTCGTCTTTGTGCCCGAGCTTCGCGTTGACGTCGATCTTGTACTCGAGGTTCTCGAGCGTCTCGCGGAGTTCGTCGGGGTAGGCCGCCTTCTCGACGCCCGGGGAGAGGAACCCGCTGACCATCCGCTGGATGTCCCGGTCCGGGGGGAACGTGACGGGGACGTTCATTACTGTTGCCTCCCCGCCGGCGTCGTCGACACGGGACCACAGCCGCGTCGCCTGGACGTCCTGGCCCATCGGGACGTACGTCTCGTAGCTGTCTATTTCGCGGTCCTGGAAGCCGTAGACGCCAGTCGACCCGGGGTTGACGCCGGTTGTCAGGGCCGGCCAGCACGCGCTCGATTCGGGCGGGACGATCGAGTCGATCGTCCCGCCCGACGCGATGGCGTGGAGGTTCTCGAACGTCCCCTCGTTGTCGGCGATCAGTGAGTACGGTACGCCATCGATACCGAAGAAAGCGACCCGTGGTCCGCTCCCGCCACGAAGCCGATCGAACAGTCCCATGTCTCGCCTTGCGAGAGGCGGCTACAAGAAGTTTCGTTTCGACGGGCAAAGCCGACAGCGGTCGTCGAAACCGGCAAGTGAGTTCCCCGGACGGTATCGCCCCGAGTGCTCGCTGTTTCCGGGTGAGACCGTCGGACCCCGCTACCCGTCGTCCGGATCCGCGTCGGCGTCCACCCGCTCGAAGTTCTCCGGGACGACGGTCGGGTGCCGCACGCCGAAACTGTCGGTAGGATCCGTGCTCATATGGCTTTCTACGGTATCCGAACGTATATATCAACCTATAATCATAACGTATCCACGGGCGGACGCCGTATTCTCGTTGGTAATTGTCTTCCGGAAACTGAGGTACAGAGAGGGAATCGATCGATTATTCGTGCGTAGCCGATCGATGCGGGAGTCGTCTCTGCGTGGCGTCGCAGATGCGGTCGGCGACCGACAAACCCGGCGACCGACGGACTCGGTGGTTATGCGTTCGTTCCTCGTCGATTGACATCCTCCTCCGCCTGAAGACGGCGGAATCCCACGGCACCGCACCGCTGGATTGGGATATTAGGGTTTGCAGTCCACCACCTCTTCCCGAGGTTGGAATCCTCGGGAGAGGCCATGAAGGTAGACTTTGGGCTGTGCCAACCGGTAGTGTTTAGATAAGCTGATTCCATGCGAAGGCGAACGCTTGTAACCAATTTTCGGCGGTGCTTGGTTCGACGTGGCTAAACGTATTTGAAAATTGGTTTGTCCGTCGTTTTACTTCGCGAAAGACACGTTCGACGGCATTCCGATTCCCATGTGTGACGTGTTGGAA
The genomic region above belongs to Natronomonas moolapensis 8.8.11 and contains:
- a CDS encoding alkaline phosphatase family protein — its product is MGLFDRLRGGSGPRVAFFGIDGVPYSLIADNEGTFENLHAIASGGTIDSIVPPESSACWPALTTGVNPGSTGVYGFQDREIDSYETYVPMGQDVQATRLWSRVDDAGGEATVMNVPVTFPPDRDIQRMVSGFLSPGVEKAAYPDELRETLENLEYKIDVNAKLGHKDDKEAFIEDAHRTLDARFEAFKRYIEGDDWDLFFGVFMTTDRVNHFLFKDYAEDGEYKTEFLEFYAKLDDYIGELRGMLDEKTTMVVASDHGFTSLDYEVKCNVWLEEQGWLSFDGDDHDSLGDIADDTRAYSLIPGRFYINLEGREPRGSVPEAEYETVRTELKTDLEALEGPDGRPVADRIVTKEDAFRGAHDEIAPDLVVIPNDGFDLKSGFRGGDAVFDTGPRNGMHSFENACLFVDDDGAKIEDADLYDIAPTVLELLDIDIDRGDFDGASLV